A region of Marnyiella aurantia DNA encodes the following proteins:
- a CDS encoding DinB family protein — MDTLPNLRTELQQEYETTRKFLELYPEGKNDYAPHEKSMKMMPLATHLAEIFGWPHFMMTTENLDFASGEYEPTILTDRDGLLQMFEDGYAKSIEKLSNMDEKDLNGRWSMSMGEQILARFSKYEAIRHALNQITHHRAQLGVYYRLLEIPLPGSYGPSADNENF, encoded by the coding sequence ATGGACACCTTACCCAACCTAAGAACAGAACTGCAGCAGGAGTACGAGACCACCAGAAAATTTCTTGAGCTGTATCCCGAAGGGAAAAACGATTATGCTCCGCATGAAAAAAGCATGAAGATGATGCCGCTGGCTACCCATCTTGCTGAAATCTTCGGCTGGCCACATTTTATGATGACTACGGAGAATCTGGACTTTGCTTCAGGAGAGTACGAGCCAACAATACTTACAGACAGAGACGGATTGCTGCAAATGTTTGAAGATGGCTACGCTAAGAGCATCGAAAAACTGAGTAATATGGACGAAAAAGATCTGAACGGCAGATGGAGCATGAGTATGGGAGAACAAATTCTTGCCAGGTTCAGTAAGTACGAAGCTATACGCCATGCCCTAAACCAAATCACCCACCACCGCGCCCAGCTTGGTGTATATTACCGCCTGCTGGAAATTCCGCTTCCTGGCAGTTACGGCCCCAGCGCTGATAATGAAAACTTTTAA
- a CDS encoding GLPGLI family protein → MKRIFTLVLVTAFFALNAQQTANRFFYELTFKPKKDSTRTEKVMTTLDIVADKSIYQDFTVPAQDSLIKLEVETMEKSGAWKDITKSIRMPKFTHKIQKSYPDMKVTYSDQISMKRFGYEETAKPTWTILSEKEKIGEYNTQKATTELGGRKWTAWFTTELPFPDGPYKFAGLPGLIVKVEDTNKDYSWTIKGNKKVQNWEELSYAEKLNSKYGLSQNVVIVARDKFEKSLENFKADPMAEMRPYMTPEMMGRKMPGSDKTIGEFVKDQEKFAKDFYGSNNNPIEIPTSGGKKK, encoded by the coding sequence ATGAAGAGAATTTTCACATTAGTGTTGGTAACTGCGTTTTTTGCCTTAAACGCCCAACAGACTGCAAACCGGTTTTTTTATGAACTTACTTTTAAACCTAAAAAGGACTCCACACGTACGGAAAAGGTAATGACCACTCTTGATATTGTGGCAGATAAATCCATTTACCAGGATTTTACGGTGCCTGCGCAGGATTCACTTATAAAACTGGAAGTAGAAACTATGGAGAAAAGCGGTGCGTGGAAGGATATCACGAAATCGATCCGCATGCCGAAATTTACCCATAAGATCCAGAAATCTTATCCTGATATGAAGGTTACCTATTCCGACCAGATCAGTATGAAGAGATTCGGATATGAAGAAACAGCAAAACCAACATGGACTATACTTTCTGAAAAAGAAAAAATAGGAGAGTATAATACCCAGAAGGCCACTACAGAACTGGGCGGAAGGAAATGGACTGCATGGTTTACAACAGAACTTCCTTTTCCGGACGGACCGTATAAATTTGCAGGTCTACCCGGCTTAATCGTAAAAGTTGAGGATACAAACAAGGATTACAGCTGGACAATAAAAGGCAATAAGAAAGTCCAGAACTGGGAAGAACTTTCCTATGCTGAAAAACTCAACTCCAAGTACGGCTTGAGTCAGAATGTAGTGATTGTAGCCCGGGATAAATTTGAAAAATCGCTGGAGAACTTCAAGGCAGATCCAATGGCAGAGATGCGTCCATACATGACTCCGGAAATGATGGGCCGTAAGATGCCTGGCTCCGATAAAACTATTGGAGAATTTGTTAAAGACCAGGAAAAGTTTGCCAAGGATTTTTATGGCTCAAACAACAATCCAATTGAAATCCCAACATCAGGCGGCAAGAAGAAATAA
- a CDS encoding FeoA family protein: MKNDLSNKLCCFPRNISGKVLDYENEHLEMPGKIIEMGLLPGTVFRVLYQAPFSGPLYVEFGEEKSRIALRQEEARFIIVETLKD; the protein is encoded by the coding sequence TTGAAAAACGATCTTTCCAACAAACTTTGCTGCTTCCCGCGAAACATTTCTGGGAAGGTTTTGGATTACGAAAATGAACATCTGGAGATGCCGGGAAAAATCATTGAAATGGGACTTCTGCCCGGAACTGTTTTCCGTGTACTCTATCAGGCTCCGTTCAGCGGGCCGCTTTACGTTGAATTTGGAGAGGAGAAAAGCCGGATAGCCCTTCGTCAGGAAGAGGCACGCTTCATCATTGTGGAAACCCTTAAAGACTGA
- the feoB gene encoding ferrous iron transport protein B, protein MHTARKKKQILLVGNPNVGKSTIFNALCNRQQKTGNYAGVTVASHSGNYIYKEEEIEVIDLPGSYSIYPSSEDEAIFAKFLVDEIHNYSGVIYILDAMNVKRGLLLFRQIQDLGVPLIMVANQLDEAERRGITINFNVLAQELEVKVLQTNAKKQVGIDVIRESIHADHFTVAASSSFEIPLEQREAVQRIAAQTTEKNEYKVWTLLSSGTYMGKLDTVHEQLNLNDDKCIVPKRLQTQETIRRYQSIDKIVAKVLAEKPQLKEFLTEKLDAVLVHRFWGYVFFTAILLLIFQMVFFMAEYPMNWIDGGFAWLSESVAAMLPEGPLNSLLSEGIIPGLGGIVIFAPQIGILLYFLYLLEDSGYMARVVFLMDRFLKPFGLNGKSIVPLVSGVACAIPAIMSTRNIENVKERLITILVTPFMTCAARLPVYSIIIALVIPEGNFLGIDYRAIALLAMYLLGFVAALLSAIVLKKVIKQKSKTFLVMDLPLYKVPLFGYDFKLMLGKVWDFITGAGKIILAVSMILWVFSYAGPAQNENEMVATDVHLDHSYLAKIGQTIEPVFEPLGYDWKMGVSIITSFAAREVFVGTMSMLYSMDDDTEETKIIDKMRNDVRPNGEPVFTLATGISILIYYAFAMQCISTIAVVYRETKSWRWTLIQTVAMTGLAYIAAFIAYQLLK, encoded by the coding sequence ATGCATACTGCACGAAAGAAAAAACAGATCCTGCTTGTGGGAAACCCCAACGTAGGAAAATCAACAATATTTAACGCCCTTTGTAACCGCCAGCAAAAAACAGGTAATTACGCGGGTGTAACCGTAGCCAGCCATTCCGGAAACTATATTTATAAAGAGGAAGAGATTGAAGTGATTGATCTTCCAGGATCGTACAGCATTTATCCCAGTTCTGAGGATGAGGCTATCTTCGCTAAATTCCTTGTAGACGAAATTCACAATTATTCCGGTGTCATATATATTCTGGATGCCATGAACGTGAAACGCGGCCTTCTTCTTTTCCGGCAGATCCAGGATTTGGGAGTACCGCTGATTATGGTTGCTAACCAGCTGGATGAAGCGGAAAGGCGTGGAATTACCATTAATTTTAATGTTCTTGCTCAGGAACTGGAAGTAAAGGTCTTGCAAACCAATGCAAAGAAACAGGTGGGTATTGACGTAATAAGAGAGTCAATCCATGCAGATCACTTTACGGTTGCTGCCTCTTCCTCTTTTGAGATCCCTTTGGAACAGCGGGAAGCCGTTCAGAGAATTGCCGCTCAGACCACCGAAAAGAATGAGTATAAAGTGTGGACTCTTCTTTCTTCGGGAACCTATATGGGTAAACTGGATACCGTACACGAGCAACTGAATCTGAATGATGACAAATGCATTGTTCCAAAACGTTTGCAAACCCAGGAAACCATAAGACGCTATCAGAGTATAGATAAGATTGTAGCCAAAGTTTTAGCAGAAAAACCCCAGCTAAAGGAATTTCTGACCGAAAAACTGGATGCAGTACTTGTACACAGGTTTTGGGGTTACGTATTTTTCACTGCTATCCTCCTGCTTATCTTTCAGATGGTATTCTTTATGGCCGAATATCCGATGAACTGGATAGATGGTGGTTTTGCCTGGCTTTCCGAATCGGTAGCTGCCATGCTTCCCGAAGGACCACTGAACAGCCTTCTTTCAGAAGGGATCATCCCCGGTTTGGGCGGTATCGTAATATTTGCTCCTCAGATTGGCATCCTACTGTATTTTCTTTATTTACTGGAGGATTCAGGATATATGGCAAGGGTTGTTTTTCTGATGGACCGCTTCCTGAAACCTTTCGGCTTAAACGGTAAAAGCATTGTTCCCCTGGTTTCAGGTGTGGCCTGTGCCATTCCCGCTATCATGAGTACCAGAAATATTGAAAATGTAAAGGAACGACTTATTACCATATTGGTTACTCCCTTTATGACGTGCGCTGCCAGGCTCCCTGTATACAGTATCATTATTGCACTCGTAATCCCGGAAGGAAACTTCCTGGGTATTGACTACAGGGCTATTGCTTTACTGGCTATGTATCTCTTAGGCTTTGTAGCTGCCCTGTTGTCTGCAATTGTGCTTAAAAAAGTGATAAAGCAAAAGAGTAAAACTTTTCTGGTGATGGATTTACCACTTTATAAAGTGCCTTTATTTGGCTATGATTTCAAGCTCATGCTTGGCAAAGTCTGGGATTTTATAACGGGTGCCGGCAAAATAATACTTGCAGTCAGTATGATCTTATGGGTATTCAGTTACGCGGGACCGGCACAAAATGAAAACGAAATGGTGGCCACTGATGTTCACCTGGACCATTCCTACCTTGCGAAAATTGGTCAGACCATTGAACCTGTGTTCGAGCCTTTGGGTTACGACTGGAAAATGGGCGTATCCATCATTACAAGTTTTGCAGCCCGTGAAGTATTTGTGGGGACAATGAGTATGCTTTACAGCATGGATGATGATACCGAAGAAACGAAAATTATAGATAAGATGAGGAATGACGTACGGCCTAACGGCGAACCTGTTTTTACCCTGGCCACCGGAATTTCAATTCTTATTTATTATGCCTTTGCCATGCAGTGTATTTCCACAATCGCTGTGGTGTACCGGGAAACAAAAAGCTGGCGGTGGACGCTTATCCAGACCGTTGCCATGACGGGACTGGCATATATTGCAGCGTTTATTGCCTATCAACTCTTAAAATAA
- a CDS encoding FeoB-associated Cys-rich membrane protein: METSLLIQYVIIAVLLIAAFYYIFKIFRKKFSLRRKGSESNNCDSDCGCS; this comes from the coding sequence ATGGAGACCTCATTGCTTATTCAGTACGTGATTATCGCAGTTCTTTTGATTGCTGCCTTTTATTATATCTTTAAGATATTCAGAAAAAAGTTCAGTCTGCGGCGGAAGGGTAGTGAAAGTAACAACTGTGATTCAGATTGTGGTTGCAGTTAA
- the glmM gene encoding phosphoglucosamine mutase: MSLIKSISGIRGTIGGKVNDNLTPVDVVKFTAAFGTLLQRTHNRKDLTLIIGRDARISGAMVNSVVTATLQGLGIHVVDLGLSTTPTVEVMVPELQAHGGIILTASHNPKQWNALKLLNAKGEFINADEGAEVLNIAEKEDFEFAEVDDLGKYETREDAFDIHIQKILDLPMVDAAAVKAKKYKVVLDAVNSTGGISLPPLLEKLGCEVVKLYCEPNGQFPHNPEPLKEHLTDICELVIKEKADLGIVVDPDVDRLALIDEKGEMFGEEYTLVAVADYLLKHTNGVAVSNLSSSRALRDVAHTHNSQYFASAVGEVNVVNLMKEKNAVIGGEGNGGIIYPDLHFGRDSLVGAALFLTHLAKEGKTVSELRDGYPAYFMGKKKIELTPDIDVDALLTKMEKEYQNEEVSVVDGVKIDFKENWVHLRKSNTEPIIRIYTEAKSQEEADRLGDEIIVKIKTLI, from the coding sequence ATGTCCTTAATTAAAAGCATTTCAGGTATCCGCGGTACCATTGGAGGGAAAGTAAATGACAATCTTACGCCGGTTGATGTTGTAAAATTCACAGCTGCGTTCGGAACACTGTTACAGCGTACCCACAACAGGAAAGATCTTACTCTTATTATTGGCCGCGATGCACGCATCTCCGGCGCCATGGTTAATTCGGTGGTTACAGCCACGCTTCAGGGACTTGGTATACATGTAGTGGACCTCGGACTTTCCACCACACCTACTGTAGAGGTTATGGTACCTGAACTGCAGGCACATGGCGGAATTATCCTTACAGCATCGCATAACCCAAAACAGTGGAACGCACTGAAGTTGCTTAATGCCAAAGGCGAATTTATAAATGCGGACGAAGGTGCCGAAGTACTGAATATTGCGGAGAAAGAGGATTTTGAATTTGCTGAGGTAGATGATCTGGGGAAATATGAGACCCGCGAAGACGCTTTTGATATCCATATTCAGAAGATTCTGGATTTACCAATGGTAGATGCGGCGGCCGTTAAGGCAAAAAAGTACAAAGTCGTGCTGGATGCCGTGAATTCTACAGGTGGTATTTCACTTCCGCCACTGTTGGAGAAACTGGGCTGTGAGGTCGTGAAACTTTACTGTGAACCGAACGGGCAGTTCCCCCACAATCCTGAACCTTTGAAAGAGCATCTTACAGACATATGTGAGCTGGTTATAAAGGAGAAAGCAGATTTGGGAATTGTAGTGGATCCTGATGTAGACCGTTTGGCGCTTATCGATGAAAAAGGCGAGATGTTCGGCGAAGAATATACGCTGGTGGCTGTTGCAGATTATCTGCTGAAGCATACCAATGGAGTAGCGGTATCCAATCTTTCCTCCAGCCGCGCATTAAGGGATGTGGCACATACGCACAACTCTCAGTATTTTGCAAGTGCAGTGGGCGAGGTGAATGTGGTGAACCTGATGAAGGAAAAAAACGCGGTTATCGGTGGTGAAGGAAATGGTGGAATTATCTATCCCGACCTGCACTTTGGAAGAGATTCGTTGGTAGGAGCTGCACTGTTCCTTACACATCTTGCGAAAGAAGGTAAAACAGTTTCTGAACTGCGTGACGGTTATCCTGCGTACTTTATGGGCAAGAAGAAAATTGAACTCACGCCGGACATTGATGTAGATGCACTTTTAACAAAAATGGAGAAAGAGTATCAAAATGAAGAGGTTTCCGTAGTAGATGGTGTTAAAATTGATTTCAAAGAAAATTGGGTACACCTCAGAAAATCCAATACAGAACCTATTATCCGCATTTATACGGAGGCAAAATCCCAGGAGGAAGCCGACCGTTTGGGCGATGAGATAATAGTAAAGATTAAAACGCTGATCTAA
- a CDS encoding tetratricopeptide repeat protein, translating to MEEFFENELARKFEDMIENNDEYYFDTEELEDIIIYYLELGDISYAEQAVNFGLKLHPNSIEIKTKQLEVLLELEDYSTARKLIAELTESCMESTDFLVCCAKYYSNLGNPRRAIEFCEKALKLEEEQNFLHNFIADEHINLQDPFSALKHYKLALTFDPNDEYSFENCLVCLNELKKYDEAVEFMNSYLDRFPFSEIAWYEYGQFFFNRKNYEEAIKAFDYLLAINSGSVNVYGNKAACLEALGKYDEAIKVYQEMLEVEFTKAFTYYKIGLCYRELKQPVQALAAFQRSMVEDPQFYQSMMEQSYIYEEMGGMKEALHFAKEATALNEDNLDYQKRMAFLYIESGRFEESLDCLKKLVTQEPGRFYNWYAYSEVLMLLGDYEEAISLLDRAVQKHQRAELYYQRSNCWFHLKNEQGGREDLEKALELDESIAEDMLQKYPFMEEEVKKVKARKK from the coding sequence GTGGAAGAATTTTTTGAAAACGAACTTGCAAGAAAGTTCGAAGATATGATAGAGAACAATGATGAATACTACTTCGATACCGAAGAGTTGGAAGACATCATTATTTACTATCTGGAACTGGGAGACATTTCCTATGCAGAACAGGCTGTAAACTTTGGCCTGAAACTGCACCCCAATTCCATTGAAATTAAAACAAAACAACTGGAAGTCCTGCTGGAACTGGAGGATTACAGTACTGCGCGTAAACTCATTGCAGAGCTTACCGAATCCTGTATGGAAAGCACTGATTTCCTGGTTTGCTGTGCAAAATATTACTCTAACCTGGGAAACCCCAGAAGAGCCATTGAGTTTTGTGAAAAAGCGCTGAAACTGGAGGAGGAACAGAACTTCCTTCACAATTTTATAGCGGACGAGCATATTAACCTGCAGGATCCCTTCAGCGCACTGAAGCATTATAAACTCGCACTTACCTTTGATCCGAATGACGAATATTCATTTGAAAACTGTCTGGTTTGCCTGAACGAGCTTAAAAAGTATGATGAAGCTGTAGAGTTTATGAATTCGTACCTGGACCGTTTCCCTTTCTCGGAGATCGCCTGGTATGAATATGGCCAGTTTTTCTTTAACCGGAAGAATTATGAGGAGGCTATTAAAGCTTTTGACTATCTGCTTGCCATCAATTCCGGCTCAGTAAATGTTTACGGAAATAAAGCCGCCTGTCTGGAAGCTTTGGGTAAATATGATGAGGCCATTAAGGTGTACCAGGAGATGCTTGAGGTTGAATTTACGAAAGCTTTTACTTACTACAAAATCGGTCTGTGTTACCGAGAACTTAAACAGCCGGTGCAGGCACTTGCTGCCTTCCAGAGATCGATGGTAGAAGATCCTCAGTTCTACCAGTCCATGATGGAGCAAAGCTATATTTATGAGGAGATGGGCGGTATGAAAGAAGCTTTGCACTTTGCCAAGGAAGCTACGGCTCTGAACGAGGATAATCTGGACTATCAGAAACGGATGGCTTTCCTTTATATTGAATCGGGAAGGTTTGAAGAGAGCCTGGATTGCCTAAAGAAGCTGGTGACCCAGGAACCGGGACGTTTTTATAACTGGTATGCGTATTCTGAAGTGCTGATGCTGTTGGGCGATTATGAAGAAGCCATTTCACTGCTTGACAGAGCGGTGCAAAAACACCAGAGAGCCGAGCTGTATTACCAACGGAGCAACTGCTGGTTCCATCTGAAGAACGAACAGGGGGGTAGAGAAGATCTGGAGAAGGCACTTGAACTTGATGAGTCCATCGCCGAGGATATGCTGCAGAAATATCCTTTTATGGAAGAGGAGGTAAAGAAGGTGAAAGCTCGAAAGAAATAA
- a CDS encoding YkgJ family cysteine cluster protein: MDLEFYKNQATLKQKEHRKTLEALKKKPPKNLDYLAQEVHDEVFRKVDCLQCANCCKTTGPLFTDKDTDRIAKHLRMKTADFESRYLRTDEDGDKVLQNLPCWFLNDDNTCSIYEVRPKACREFPHTDRKKIYQINHLTIQNTLICPAAYEFVEKIRLRTGVK, from the coding sequence ATGGATCTTGAATTCTATAAAAATCAGGCTACTTTAAAACAAAAGGAACACCGGAAAACACTGGAGGCACTGAAAAAGAAGCCGCCCAAAAACCTCGACTATCTGGCGCAGGAAGTCCATGATGAAGTTTTTAGGAAGGTGGACTGTCTTCAGTGCGCCAACTGCTGCAAAACTACCGGCCCTCTCTTCACCGATAAGGATACCGACCGTATCGCAAAGCATCTGCGCATGAAAACCGCAGATTTTGAATCACGGTATCTGCGAACGGACGAAGACGGCGACAAAGTCCTGCAAAACCTTCCCTGCTGGTTTTTAAATGACGACAATACCTGCTCGATTTATGAAGTGCGGCCTAAAGCCTGCCGCGAGTTCCCCCACACGGACCGGAAAAAAATCTACCAGATCAATCACCTCACTATTCAGAACACCCTCATCTGCCCCGCCGCTTATGAATTTGTGGAAAAAATCCGCCTGCGGACCGGAGTAAAGTAA
- a CDS encoding group III truncated hemoglobin, translating to MKKLESREDIELLVNKFYDKVSRDETIGFFFSDVARVDWDHHLPKMYAFWETLLFGQISYKGNPMAMHFPINEKVAMEKEHFAHWIKLWTETVEENFSGEMADLAIYKASNIANLMAHKMEMARKL from the coding sequence ATGAAAAAGTTAGAAAGCCGGGAAGATATTGAATTGCTTGTCAATAAGTTTTACGATAAAGTGAGCCGTGACGAAACAATAGGATTCTTTTTCAGTGATGTCGCCAGAGTAGACTGGGATCACCATTTGCCCAAGATGTATGCATTCTGGGAAACCCTCCTCTTCGGGCAGATTTCCTATAAAGGAAACCCAATGGCCATGCATTTTCCAATAAATGAAAAAGTGGCCATGGAAAAGGAACACTTTGCCCACTGGATAAAATTATGGACTGAAACTGTGGAGGAGAACTTCAGCGGTGAAATGGCTGATCTTGCCATTTACAAAGCCAGCAATATAGCTAACCTGATGGCGCATAAAATGGAGATGGCCAGGAAACTGTAA
- a CDS encoding calcium:proton antiporter, with amino-acid sequence MKFRNLLHWTVIFPIVSSLFYLLGFLNDTIFANIMGGILLFGTVMAAVHHAEVVAHRVGEPYGTIILAICITILEVGLIVSFMLSGSEGAMTYARDTVFAAVMLILNGILGICIVAGSMKYKEQFFMRSSATTYLVSLVAILVLTLILPNYTSSVRGPFYTETQLVFISLACLVIYGSFLMFQTVRHRNYFIVAEADKTVHEADPPSNLKTVASLVLLVICLAVVIFMAKGLSPVIEHFVETMGAPRALVGVIIASVVLLPEGLAAIRAARNNQIQTSINLGLGSALASVGLTIPAISVVCIIYDIPFVLGLDMKSIIMLALSVFTVMLSLSRGKTNHLYGAVLLVNLAAYIFYVIVP; translated from the coding sequence ATGAAATTTAGAAATTTACTTCACTGGACAGTCATTTTTCCAATTGTTTCATCATTATTCTACCTCTTAGGCTTTCTTAACGATACCATTTTTGCGAATATCATGGGAGGCATACTTCTTTTCGGAACCGTAATGGCTGCTGTACATCATGCCGAGGTAGTAGCCCACCGTGTTGGCGAACCATACGGTACCATCATCCTGGCAATATGTATAACCATACTAGAAGTAGGACTTATTGTTTCATTTATGCTTTCCGGAAGCGAAGGTGCTATGACTTATGCCAGAGATACGGTGTTTGCGGCTGTCATGCTTATCCTCAACGGTATTTTAGGAATCTGTATAGTAGCCGGTAGTATGAAATATAAAGAGCAGTTCTTTATGCGGAGTTCTGCAACCACCTATCTGGTCAGCCTCGTGGCAATACTTGTACTTACGCTGATCCTGCCCAACTACACTTCAAGTGTCCGCGGGCCATTCTATACAGAAACACAACTTGTATTCATCTCATTGGCGTGCTTAGTAATTTACGGCTCCTTCCTGATGTTCCAAACCGTACGTCACCGTAACTATTTTATCGTAGCGGAGGCCGACAAGACCGTACATGAGGCAGATCCCCCATCTAACCTGAAAACGGTTGCAAGTCTTGTACTTCTGGTCATTTGTCTTGCAGTCGTGATATTCATGGCCAAAGGTCTTTCGCCGGTCATTGAGCATTTTGTAGAAACGATGGGTGCACCAAGAGCGCTGGTAGGGGTAATTATCGCATCAGTGGTATTGCTCCCGGAAGGACTGGCAGCCATCCGTGCGGCCCGGAACAACCAGATCCAGACTTCTATCAACTTAGGCTTAGGTTCCGCACTTGCCAGTGTTGGACTAACGATCCCCGCGATATCGGTAGTCTGTATCATATATGACATTCCATTCGTGCTCGGACTGGACATGAAATCCATCATCATGCTGGCGCTTTCGGTATTCACCGTAATGCTGTCGCTAAGCCGCGGTAAAACCAATCACCTTTATGGCGCAGTACTGTTGGTGAATCTGGCCGCGTACATCTTCTATGTGATAGTACCTTAA
- a CDS encoding DUF6122 family protein has translation MEDLYWLRSSVHYLLHFVFPFFLAIAFFRSFWRKAYLIMIVTMLVDLDHLLANPVFDPDRSSVGFHLLHAYPMVAIYFLGVIFLRNSYRAVAVGLLFHMFTDFQDYHFWKLLPGFD, from the coding sequence ATGGAAGATCTATATTGGCTTCGCAGTTCTGTCCACTACCTGCTTCATTTTGTTTTCCCATTTTTTCTGGCCATCGCTTTTTTTAGGTCTTTCTGGCGGAAGGCCTATTTAATTATGATTGTCACCATGCTGGTAGATCTGGATCACCTCCTGGCAAATCCAGTATTTGATCCGGACCGCAGCAGCGTCGGTTTCCACTTGCTTCACGCTTATCCTATGGTCGCAATTTATTTTTTAGGCGTAATTTTTCTTAGAAACAGCTACCGGGCAGTTGCTGTCGGTCTATTGTTTCATATGTTCACGGATTTCCAGGATTATCATTTTTGGAAATTACTCCCCGGTTTTGATTAG
- a CDS encoding DNA alkylation repair protein, producing MNVADEIKLALADLAIPEKAAFFPRFFKSGKGEYAEGDQFIGVTVPDQRKIVKEYWKKIPLEELSELLRSEIHEHRHSALLILMTKFEKASESKEEIIKFYLAHKAYINNWDLVDNSCYKILGRHCFDANDNNVLETLSNEENLWSKRMAIVSTMYHVKRGEFEVMKKLVLKNLNHPHDLMHKANGWLLREMGNISEEELQQFLKAHYRDMPRTTLRYAIEKLDEDTRQDFLKGKI from the coding sequence GTGAATGTTGCAGATGAAATAAAACTTGCATTGGCAGATCTGGCCATTCCTGAGAAAGCGGCGTTTTTTCCGCGGTTCTTTAAATCAGGAAAAGGAGAGTATGCAGAAGGAGATCAGTTCATAGGCGTAACCGTGCCGGACCAGCGAAAGATCGTGAAAGAATACTGGAAGAAGATACCCCTGGAAGAGCTGTCGGAACTTTTAAGATCGGAAATCCATGAGCACCGGCATTCGGCTTTGCTTATACTCATGACTAAATTTGAAAAGGCGTCAGAGAGTAAAGAGGAAATTATAAAATTCTATCTGGCGCATAAAGCATACATCAACAACTGGGATCTGGTAGATAATTCGTGCTATAAAATTTTAGGACGGCACTGTTTCGATGCTAACGACAACAATGTACTGGAAACTCTTTCAAACGAGGAAAATCTGTGGAGCAAGCGAATGGCAATAGTTTCCACAATGTATCATGTTAAGCGTGGGGAATTTGAGGTTATGAAGAAGCTGGTGCTGAAAAACCTGAATCATCCGCATGATTTAATGCATAAGGCTAACGGCTGGCTGCTGCGGGAAATGGGAAACATCAGCGAAGAGGAGCTTCAGCAGTTCCTGAAAGCACACTACAGGGATATGCCGCGAACCACCTTACGCTATGCCATCGAAAAACTGGATGAGGATACGAGGCAGGACTTTCTAAAAGGAAAAATATAA